The Tardiphaga alba genome includes a window with the following:
- a CDS encoding alpha/beta fold hydrolase translates to MPHLTTPDGTKLYYEEVGTGSPVIFVHEYAGDYRTWEPQLRYFSRSYRCVTYSQRGYPPSDVPTDPAKYGQDIARNDVIALMDGLGIDKAHVVGHSMGASTALHVGIHFPDRCLSVTAASCGYGSSPDPAFVEQGRAASRETAKMFETVDWPEAAARYADGATRQTHKNKDPRGFAEFARMLADHSPIGHALTMRELQAKRPMLWEMKPQLEKFTPPLLIIVGDEDDWCLDPSIFLKRTVPTAGLLVLPRAGHTITSEEPAAFNAALAELFPAAESGRWMSHRPAV, encoded by the coding sequence ATGCCGCACCTCACGACGCCGGACGGAACGAAGCTCTATTATGAGGAGGTCGGCACCGGGAGTCCTGTGATTTTCGTGCATGAATATGCCGGCGATTATCGCACCTGGGAGCCGCAGCTCCGTTACTTCTCGCGCTCCTATCGCTGCGTCACCTATAGCCAGCGCGGCTATCCGCCATCGGATGTGCCGACAGATCCCGCCAAATACGGACAGGACATCGCGCGCAACGACGTGATCGCGCTGATGGATGGGCTGGGTATCGACAAGGCGCATGTCGTCGGTCACTCCATGGGCGCGTCAACAGCTCTGCATGTCGGCATTCATTTTCCCGACCGCTGTCTGTCGGTCACGGCGGCGAGCTGCGGCTATGGGTCAAGCCCCGATCCCGCCTTTGTCGAGCAGGGGCGAGCGGCGTCGCGCGAAACCGCAAAGATGTTCGAGACGGTGGATTGGCCGGAAGCGGCGGCGCGTTATGCCGACGGTGCGACGCGGCAGACGCATAAGAACAAGGACCCGCGCGGTTTTGCGGAATTCGCAAGAATGCTGGCAGATCACTCGCCGATCGGCCATGCGCTCACCATGCGCGAGCTACAGGCCAAACGGCCGATGCTGTGGGAGATGAAGCCGCAGCTGGAAAAATTCACGCCGCCGCTGCTCATCATCGTCGGCGACGAGGACGACTGGTGCCTCGATCCCAGCATCTTCCTGAAGCGCACGGTGCCGACGGCGGGCTTGCTGGTGCTGCCGCGCGCGGGTCACACGATCACTAGCGAGGAGCCCGCGGCTTTCAATGCCGCACTGGCGGAGCTTTTCCCGGCGGCCGAAAGCGGTCGCTGGATGTCACACCGGCCGGCGGTCTGA
- a CDS encoding ABC transporter ATP-binding protein produces MTGASAPIEIAGLRKVFRQTTTGETIVAIDQLTLRIAPGELVAIVGKTGCGKSTLFDLLIGLEHPTSGSITIGAKMPYDDFNDFRGKIATIFQQDRLFPWRSAIDNVKLPLELIGIADDVQQERAMFWLNRLGLANFANAYPRELSGGMRQRVAIARAFAVQPEILLADESFSALDEVTANDLRQTFIDLAREFRSTAILITHQLEEAMSVGDRIVVFGKSAALLADIRMKDWDRSDHATLRSAIQNTLQMNAPDERLKR; encoded by the coding sequence ATGACCGGCGCATCGGCTCCCATCGAGATCGCAGGATTGCGAAAGGTGTTTCGCCAGACGACGACGGGCGAAACCATCGTCGCCATCGATCAGCTCACGCTGCGCATCGCGCCGGGTGAACTGGTTGCCATCGTCGGCAAGACCGGCTGCGGAAAATCGACGCTGTTCGATCTCTTGATCGGCCTCGAACACCCCACCTCGGGCAGCATCACCATCGGCGCGAAGATGCCCTATGACGACTTCAACGACTTCCGCGGCAAGATCGCGACGATCTTCCAGCAGGACCGGCTGTTTCCGTGGCGCTCGGCCATCGACAACGTAAAACTTCCTCTGGAGTTGATCGGCATCGCTGATGACGTCCAGCAGGAGCGCGCCATGTTCTGGCTGAACCGGCTCGGCCTTGCGAATTTTGCCAATGCCTATCCGCGCGAACTCTCCGGCGGTATGCGCCAGCGCGTGGCCATCGCGCGGGCCTTTGCCGTGCAGCCGGAAATCCTCCTCGCCGATGAATCCTTCAGCGCGCTCGACGAAGTCACAGCCAATGACCTGCGCCAGACCTTCATCGATCTCGCGCGCGAATTCCGCTCGACCGCGATCTTGATCACGCATCAGTTGGAAGAAGCCATGTCGGTCGGCGACCGCATCGTCGTGTTCGGCAAGTCAGCGGCTCTGCTCGCCGATATCCGGATGAAGGACTGGGACCGCAGCGATCACGCCACGCTGCGGTCGGCGATCCAGAATACATTGCAGATGAATGCCCCGGACGAGCGCCTGAAACGCTGA
- a CDS encoding ABC transporter substrate-binding protein, whose translation MTGLSRRAFALGTAATLLGTTQITISSAQALPKIRVGSLTLPVFAPIIVNIMKAQKFDTKNGFEAEVQTYPSFSAYYAGLATGEIDTLIGGPTYFQKLRLEGVPLRIVATGATLADLVIISKDPAVKSLADLKGKQLAADMGSGQFQILSIYAKSKGIDLTKDMTLVNANFAVARAQLAAARVDAAMIIEPIATMMMKEDAGLKIIFNANDAWKEMAGVTGWELVYAMREDSIKKNANAPKQFVAALADVTKYLQTDPDGADKIAVETVKLPPGILKEAVHAKRWVFDAKPAWDPAEKKSIWDTFERAVAAGFHPKLPDDAIIYAP comes from the coding sequence ATGACCGGACTTTCACGACGCGCCTTTGCCTTGGGCACCGCTGCTACACTGCTAGGCACGACACAGATCACAATTTCATCGGCGCAGGCACTGCCGAAAATTCGCGTCGGCAGCCTGACGCTTCCAGTCTTTGCACCAATCATCGTCAACATCATGAAGGCGCAGAAATTCGATACCAAGAATGGTTTCGAAGCCGAAGTGCAGACCTATCCGTCTTTCTCCGCTTATTATGCAGGCCTCGCCACCGGCGAGATCGACACGCTGATCGGCGGCCCCACCTATTTCCAGAAGCTCCGCCTCGAAGGCGTGCCGCTGCGCATCGTCGCCACCGGCGCGACGCTGGCCGACCTCGTGATCATCAGCAAGGATCCCGCGGTCAAGTCGCTTGCTGACCTCAAGGGCAAGCAGCTCGCGGCCGATATGGGCAGCGGGCAATTCCAGATCCTGTCGATCTACGCAAAGTCCAAGGGCATCGACCTCACCAAGGACATGACGCTGGTGAATGCGAACTTCGCCGTCGCCCGTGCCCAGCTCGCAGCTGCGCGCGTCGATGCTGCGATGATCATCGAGCCGATCGCCACCATGATGATGAAAGAGGACGCCGGCCTGAAGATCATCTTCAACGCCAATGATGCCTGGAAGGAGATGGCGGGCGTCACGGGTTGGGAGCTCGTCTATGCCATGCGCGAAGACAGCATCAAGAAGAACGCCAATGCACCGAAGCAATTCGTCGCGGCGCTCGCGGATGTCACGAAATATCTGCAGACCGATCCCGATGGCGCCGACAAGATCGCCGTCGAAACGGTGAAGCTGCCGCCGGGGATCCTGAAGGAAGCCGTCCATGCCAAGCGCTGGGTGTTTGACGCCAAGCCAGCCTGGGATCCCGCTGAAAAGAAGAGCATCTGGGATACGTTCGAGCGCGCGGTCGCCGCGGGCTTCCATCCAAAACTGCCTGACGACGCGATCATCTATGCCCCCTGA
- a CDS encoding ABC transporter permease, translating to MPPDEARTPTPFEEPRRKSMMPSLPRETIISIMLFAAVWQGMSYLAPSLGIPAFAIPGLGRIGESLMKITPIDVAVTLGRVLLALFVSFIIGIFVAVLMYLSDSVERYLRPMVRILMAVPVVSWILFAVLWFKGVEFRIIFVLVVVCAPVFTVDALDNMREVSRDLKQMIRSFRPTPFQFFYKLMLPAITPGILTSWKITLSLAIRVVTIAELVGAVTGIGHRLSVAQELFSVADVFAWTLVLVVLLFLLEALIVQFETRVLRWRA from the coding sequence ATGCCCCCTGACGAGGCACGCACCCCGACGCCGTTCGAGGAACCGCGTCGCAAGTCGATGATGCCCAGCCTGCCGCGCGAGACGATCATCTCGATCATGCTCTTCGCCGCGGTCTGGCAGGGCATGTCCTATCTGGCGCCGTCGCTCGGCATCCCGGCCTTCGCGATCCCCGGTCTTGGCCGGATCGGGGAAAGCCTCATGAAGATCACGCCCATCGATGTCGCAGTCACGCTCGGCCGCGTGTTGCTGGCGCTGTTCGTCTCTTTCATCATCGGCATCTTTGTGGCCGTGCTGATGTATCTGTCCGACAGCGTCGAGCGCTATCTGCGGCCGATGGTCCGCATCCTGATGGCGGTGCCCGTCGTGTCCTGGATCCTGTTCGCGGTGCTCTGGTTCAAGGGCGTCGAATTCCGCATCATCTTCGTGCTGGTTGTTGTCTGCGCGCCGGTCTTCACCGTGGATGCGCTCGACAATATGCGCGAGGTGTCGCGCGACCTGAAGCAGATGATCCGCTCCTTCCGTCCGACGCCATTCCAGTTCTTCTATAAACTGATGCTACCGGCGATCACGCCTGGCATCCTCACCAGCTGGAAGATCACGCTCAGCCTCGCCATCCGCGTCGTCACCATCGCCGAACTCGTCGGTGCCGTCACCGGCATCGGCCATCGCCTGTCAGTCGCACAGGAGCTGTTCTCCGTCGCCGACGTCTTCGCCTGGACGCTGGTACTGGTCGTGCTGCTGTTCCTGCTCGAAGCGCTGATCGTTCAGTTCGAGACCCGTGTACTGAGGTGGCGGGCATGA